In Gambusia affinis linkage group LG08, SWU_Gaff_1.0, whole genome shotgun sequence, a single window of DNA contains:
- the tmem231 gene encoding transmembrane protein 231: MAFYEVYSHPALVRYRTSVCTKATLFLVVVLCLTYIAPLLVAYRSQGFWIKRKTYEEQPVVRFQYQTLLFAATSLQGDYVAWSTFPHLNNMLGTNLRIPAVSVREEDQNQDGKLDLLTFQLQLPLKSDEHVYSIQLLLTFSYQLFRKATVVMQSLAFVQHSSPVPGAKMFISGDLRLQQRIPLPHKGLHKIYNVSVIDGASLFASSYDLINIMRSYQERNLSTVLSSPVLVWIVGRADGSPFELNAEIRYPLEIISYRPGFWETIKFAWIQYVSILLIFLWVFERIKRFVFQNQVIRTVPTPAGKPHFS; the protein is encoded by the exons ATGGCTTTCTATGAAGTGTACTCTCATCCGGCTCTGGTCCGGTACCGAACCAGCGTTTGTACAAAGGCCACCCTGTTCCTGGTGGTTGTTCTTTGCCTCACATACATCGCGCCTCTGCTGGTCGCTTATAGAAGCCAAG GTTTCTGGATTAAGAGAAAAACTTATGAAGAACAGCCAGTGGTGAGATTCCAGTACCAAACCCTGCTGTTCGCAGCCACCAGTTTACAAGGAGACTACGTTGCCTGGAGCACGTTTCCTCATCTCAACAACATGCTTGGGACCAACCTAAGGATTCCCGCCGTCTCT GTGAGAGAAGAGGACCAGAACCAAGATGGGAAGTTGGACCTTTTgacatttcagctgcagcttcctCTGAAATCTGATGAACATGTATACAGTATTCAGCTGCTGCTCACCTTCAGCTACCAGCTCTTT CGGAAGGCCACTGTAGTGATGCAGAGCCTTGCGTTTGTGCAGCACTCGTCTCCGGTGCCCGGAGCGAAGATGTTCATCAGTGGAGACCTGAGGCTGCAGCAGAGGATTCCTCTGCCTCACAAGGGGCTCCACAAGATTTACAAC GTCTCAGTGATCGACGGCGCCAGCCTTTTTGCAAGTTCATATGACCTGATCAACATCATGAGGAGCTACCAGGAGAGAAACT TATCGACGGTGCTGTCCAGTCCAGTACTGGTCTGGATTGTGGGTCGAGCTGATGGCTCCCCCTTTGAGCTGAATGCTGAAATCCGTTATCCTTTGGAGATCATCAG CTATCGACCCGGCTTCTGGGAAACCATCAAGTTTGCCTGGATCCAGTATGTCAGCATCCTCCTAATCTTCCTTTGGGTCTTTGAACGCATCAAGAGATTTGTTTTCCAGAACCAGGTCATCAGAACCGTACCCACACCTGCGGGAAAACCTCACTTTTCCTGA
- the LOC122835645 gene encoding carbohydrate sulfotransferase 6-like encodes MSPRCRVNFNTMIFLVVLQGAAVVLFCNWYYQLSPCDSPPRKGKVHVLLLSSWRSGSSFLGQVFSQHPSVFYLMEPGWHVWTKIKKPGARVLRMAVRDVMRSLYQCDFSVMDSYMPENYNMSTLFMFHHSRALCSPPACSLTPRSDMSNETLCHKKCDSQGLEKVEEACHTYSHVVLKETRFFELESLYPLFQDPNLDLRIVHLVRDPRAVIRSREESAKSFDVDNAIVLEQRNVPAASIQYEVMQEICRSHVRINERAILKPPPFLKGRYKMIRYEDVARNPLKEINDIYDFVGLEMTNQMEEWIYKVTHGKGKGSKKEAFQITSRNANEVSQAWRNVLQHSKVKRIQDLCKGAMSLLGYRTVDSEKEQKRLDIDLLVPREPYEFSWVSAKSQRTGSS; translated from the coding sequence ATGAGTCCCCGCTGCAGAGTGAACTTCAACACTATGATTTTCCTGGTCgtcctgcagggggcagcagtTGTGCTCTTCTGCAACTGGTACTATCAGCTGAGCCCCTGCGACTCCCCTCCCCGAAAAGGCAAAGTTCATGTTTTGCTGCTGTCGTCGTGGCGATCAGGTTCATCCTTCCTGGGTCAGGTTTTCAGTCAGCACCCGTCTGTTTTCTACCTCATGGAGCCCGGGTGGCATGTTTGgaccaaaataaagaaacctGGTGCACGAGTTCTCCGAATGGCTGTGAGGGATGTAATGCGGAGCTTGTACCAGTGTGACTTCTCAGTGATGGATTCGTACATGCCTGAGAACTACAATATGTCCACCTTGTTTATGTTTCACCACAGTCGGGCACTGTGCTCACCTCCTGCATGCTCCCTCACACCGCGCAGTGACATGAGCAATGAGACTCTTTGCCATAAGAAATGTGATTCTCAAGGTttggagaaggtggaggaggcCTGCCACACTTACAGCCATGTGGTACTGAAAGAAACTCGTTTTTTTGAGCTGGAGTCCCTTTATCCCCTTTTTCAAGACCCAAACCTGGACCTCCGTATCGTTCACCTCGTTCGAGACCCGCGGGCCGTGATACGGTCGAGAGAGGAATCGGCCAAATCTTTTGACGTGGACAACGCCATCGTCTTGGAGCAAAGAAACGTACCAGCAGCCAGTATCCAGTACGAAGTGATGCAAGAGATCTGCAGAAGCCACGTACGCATCAATGAAAGAGCAATCTTGAAGCCACCTCCATTTCTGAAAGGGCGCTACAAAATGATTCGGTATGAAGACGTGGCACGCAACCCGCTGAAAGAGATTAATGATATTTATGACTTTGTCGGTTTAGAGATGACCAATCAAATGGAGGAATGGATCTACAAGGTGACCCATGGAAAAGGGAAAGGCAGCAAGAAAGAGGCTTTCCAGATCACCTCTAGGAATGCCAATGAGGTGTCGCAGGCGTGGCGCAACGTGCTGCAACACAGCAAGGTCAAACGCATTCAGGATCTGTGCAAAGGGGCCATGTCGCTGCTTGGCTACCGCACAGTTGACAGCGAAAAAGAGCAGAAGAGACTCGACATAGATCTGCTGGTTCCACGTGAGCCTTACGAGTTCAGCTGGGTTTCAGCTAAATCTCAGCGCACAGGGAGCAGCTAG
- the LOC122835646 gene encoding carbohydrate sulfotransferase 6-like — translation MRPFLRVNCNALFFLVLLQGAGMVMFFNWCYLLSPCDSPPVDRKVHVLLLSSWRSGSSFLGQVFSQHPSVFYLMEPTWHVWRTMRSYGSKTLRMAVRDLMRSVFQCDFSVMDSYLPQNRNTSSLFMWHQSRALCSPPVCSATLFGQISNTKECQKECQGLDFEKVTNSCQIYSHVVLKDTRIFELESLYPLFQDPNLDLRIVHLIRDPRAVYRSREESVSSFKMDNAIVLEHRDAPEAQEQFEVMKKVCQSHIRINKTATQDPPAFLKGRYKLVRYEDVTRYPLQEISDIYDFVGLKMTKELEDWIVTMTHGKGKGNLNDAFEVISRNAVQVSQAWRRMLPYDKVKRIQEVCKEAMSMLRYKAVNSKEEQKRLDMDLYMPENRKALLKHWVN, via the coding sequence ATGAGACCCTTCTTAAGAGTGAACTGCAACGCTCTGTTTTTCCTGGTGCTCCTGCAGGGGGCAGGAATGGTGATGTTCTTCAACTGGTGCTACCTACTCAGCCCTTGTGACTCTCCTCCTGTTGACCGCAAAGTTCACGTTTTGCTGCTGTCGTCGTGGCGATCGGGTTCATCCTTCCTGGGTCAGGTGTTTAGCCAGCACCCATCTGTTTTCTATCTCATGGAGCCCACATGGCACGTGTGGCGCACAATGAGAAGTTATGGTTCGAAGACTCTCCGGATGGCTGTGAGGGATCTAATGCGGAGCGTGTTCCAGTGTGACTTCTCAGTGATGGATTCCTACTTGCCACAAAATCGCAACACTTCCTCCCTCTTTATGTGGCATCAGAGTCGGGCACTGTGCTCGCCGCCAGTCTGTTCCGCCACATTATTTGGTCAGATAAGCAACACGAAAGAGTGCCAAAAGGAATGCCAGGGTCTAGATTTTGAGAAGGTGACAAATTCCTGCCAAATTTACAGCCATGTGGTTTTAAAAGATACTAGAATTTTTGAGCTGGAATCCCTTTATCCTCTTTTTCAAGACCCCAATCTTGACCTACGCATTGTTCATCTTATCCGAGATCCTCGGGCTGTGTACAGGTCCAGAGAGGAGTCAGTTTCATCCTTTAAGATGGACAACGCCATCGTCTTGGAGCACAGAGATGCACCAGAAGCCCAGGAGCAGTTTGAAGTCATGAAGAAAGTCTGCCAGAGTCACATCCGGATCAACAAAACAGCCACCCAGGACCCTCCTGCATTCCTCAAGGGTCGCTACAAGCTGGTTCGCTATGAAGATGTGACACGCTACCCGCTTCAGGAGATCAGTGATATTTATGACTTTGTTGGTTTAAAGATGACCAAAGAGTTGGAGGACTGGATAGTTACAATGACCCACGGAAAGGGGAAGGGCAACCTGAATGATGCTTTCGAGGTTATCTCCAGAAACGCTGTCCAAGTGTCCCAGGCTTGGCGCCGCATGCTGCCATACGACAAGGTCAAACGCATTCAGGAGGTGTGTAAAGAGGCCATGTCAATGCTTCGCTACAAGGCAGTTAACAGCAAAGAAGAGCAGAAGAGACTTGACATGGATCTGTACATGCCAGAAAACCGAAAGGCTTTGCTTAAGCATTGGGTAAATTAG